In Arcobacter sp. CECT 8983, a single window of DNA contains:
- a CDS encoding glutaminase, producing the protein MNYQTILEEIKEEIKPYLNKGTVADYIPALANVEKDDFAMSIIEIDGTEHHIGTYEKLFSIQSISKVFTFTLALDIYGKDLYKRVGHEPSGNPFNSLIQLEYEKGIPRNPFINAGAIVTTDSLVSKYKEDTFSTVLEFIKKVSNDQNISFDKEIYKSELESGYRNLALINMMKSFNNIENNTQEVIETYFKQCSIIMNTKQLAKTMLYLANHGVIPNTNSEIITQAQAKRINALMLTCGHYDASGDFAFHVGLPGKSGVGGGIVAVVPQKMAICVYCPKLNKHGNSLVGTKALELFTTKTNLSIF; encoded by the coding sequence ATGAACTATCAAACAATACTTGAAGAGATTAAAGAAGAAATCAAACCCTATTTAAATAAAGGAACTGTTGCTGATTATATACCTGCTTTGGCAAATGTTGAAAAAGATGATTTTGCAATGAGTATTATTGAAATAGATGGAACAGAACATCATATTGGTACATATGAAAAACTTTTTTCAATACAAAGTATTTCTAAGGTTTTTACTTTCACTTTAGCTTTAGATATTTATGGAAAAGATTTATATAAAAGAGTAGGACATGAACCATCAGGAAATCCTTTTAATTCACTTATTCAACTTGAATACGAAAAAGGGATTCCTAGAAATCCTTTTATTAATGCAGGGGCAATTGTTACAACAGACTCTTTAGTTTCTAAATATAAAGAAGATACATTTTCAACTGTTTTGGAATTTATCAAAAAAGTTTCAAATGATCAAAATATAAGCTTTGATAAAGAGATTTACAAATCTGAACTTGAAAGTGGATATAGAAACCTCGCATTAATTAATATGATGAAAAGTTTTAATAATATTGAAAATAATACACAAGAAGTAATAGAGACTTATTTTAAACAATGCTCAATAATAATGAATACAAAACAACTAGCAAAAACTATGTTATACCTTGCTAACCATGGAGTTATTCCTAACACAAACTCTGAAATCATAACCCAAGCACAAGCAAAAAGAATAAATGCACTTATGTTAACATGTGGACATTATGATGCCTCTGGAGATTTTGCTTTTCACGTAGGACTTCCTGGTAAAAGTGGTGTTGGTGGAGGTATTGTTGCTGTTGTTCCTCAAAAAATGGCAATATGCGTTTATTGTCCTAAATTAAATAAACATGGAAACTCACTAGTAGGAACAAAAGCACTAGAACTATTTACTACAAAAACAAACCTTTCTATTTTTTAA
- a CDS encoding ABC transporter permease — protein MLLLAIKAIKANRLKTSLILLSLVLSISSIFLITSISNGVISMYSSMLKSDGDIIITQKNISDTFFSNVDIKLIEKIKTLDEVTKASALIVGASMLEELPIVAIYGVTKNRFKNYKLTKGTYPKKNEVLLGKSIYEKLDEKNEIKLANKIFKVSGVFESSIGFENGGAVLNIDDASKIFNKSASMIMVNCKIDTDIEKLAQKIELFDKNIQAKSTSSFIDNYNQFKIIKTSSNVISFISFCMGLLTIASILSITINQRKSEFGIKRAIGISMKKIIFQIVNEAIILGVLGFFMALILSNLALFLIKNNSFLQGYVNGEISLDITIFIFFTTLTISILGSIFPALNASKTDPIVLIQGDKI, from the coding sequence TTGTTATTACTTGCAATTAAAGCCATAAAAGCAAATAGGCTAAAAACATCTCTTATTCTATTAAGTTTAGTTTTATCAATTTCTTCTATTTTTCTAATCACTTCTATTTCAAATGGAGTGATTTCTATGTACTCTTCTATGTTAAAAAGTGATGGAGACATAATTATTACTCAAAAAAATATCTCTGATACTTTTTTTTCAAATGTAGATATCAAACTAATTGAAAAAATAAAAACTTTAGATGAAGTTACAAAAGCTTCGGCTCTTATAGTAGGAGCTTCAATGCTTGAAGAACTTCCTATTGTTGCCATTTATGGCGTTACAAAAAATAGATTTAAAAACTACAAACTTACAAAAGGAACTTATCCTAAAAAAAATGAAGTTCTTTTAGGAAAATCTATTTATGAAAAGTTAGATGAAAAAAATGAAATAAAACTAGCAAATAAAATATTTAAAGTTTCAGGTGTTTTTGAAAGTTCTATTGGCTTTGAAAATGGAGGTGCTGTTTTAAATATAGATGATGCCAGTAAAATCTTCAATAAAAGTGCTTCTATGATTATGGTTAACTGCAAAATTGATACAGATATTGAAAAACTTGCACAAAAAATAGAACTGTTTGATAAAAACATCCAAGCAAAATCAACTAGCAGTTTTATTGATAATTACAACCAATTTAAAATAATCAAAACCTCATCAAATGTTATTTCTTTTATCTCTTTTTGTATGGGACTTTTAACTATTGCATCAATTTTAAGTATCACTATAAATCAAAGGAAAAGTGAGTTTGGTATAAAAAGAGCTATTGGTATTTCAATGAAAAAAATCATTTTTCAAATAGTTAATGAAGCTATTATTCTAGGAGTTTTAGGTTTCTTTATGGCTTTAATACTTTCAAATCTTGCACTATTTCTTATAAAAAACAACTCATTTTTACAAGGATATGTTAATGGTGAGATTTCATTAGATATTACTATTTTTATCTTCTTTACAACTCTTACAATCTCTATTTTAGGTTCTATTTTTCCTGCTTTAAATGCTTCAAAAACAGACCCAATTGTTTTAATCCAAGGAGATAAAATATGA
- a CDS encoding YceI family protein encodes MAKLIFILLFSGLLCVVNAQDLKFVDGKIKAHTEVFGDSSINPYTKDIYSHLSIDNSIDSLKGTISLSTFSLHSDNEKRDLHMYETLHSKEFPHISFRIASIKKIDDVFLIKGFLFLNGLEKEVSSIAKIEDKNEHLVLDGNFSIKLTSFNLKPPTMFFLTVRDQIDISYHLDYIKG; translated from the coding sequence ATGGCTAAATTAATATTTATTTTACTATTTAGTGGGCTTTTATGCGTAGTAAATGCGCAAGATTTGAAATTCGTAGATGGAAAAATAAAAGCCCATACTGAGGTTTTTGGAGATAGTAGTATTAATCCATATACTAAAGATATTTATTCACATTTATCCATTGATAATAGTATTGATTCCCTAAAAGGAACTATCTCTTTAAGTACTTTTTCACTTCATAGTGACAATGAAAAAAGAGATTTACATATGTATGAAACTTTACACTCTAAAGAGTTTCCTCATATCTCTTTTAGAATTGCTTCTATAAAGAAAATTGATGATGTTTTTCTAATAAAAGGATTTCTTTTCTTAAATGGTTTGGAAAAAGAAGTTAGTTCAATAGCAAAAATAGAAGATAAAAATGAGCATTTAGTTTTAGACGGAAACTTCTCTATTAAATTAACATCATTTAATCTTAAACCACCAACAATGTTTTTTCTAACGGTTAGAGATCAAATAGATATCTCTTATCATCTAGATTATATAAAAGGATAG
- a CDS encoding ABC transporter ATP-binding protein, with protein sequence MITLKNVCKKYDRDFALKNVNLNIQKGSFVAITGESGSGKTTLLSILSTLLKPNSGEIVFEDTKYKEIKNIDKFRQENIGFVFQFHYLINYLNVKENILLAKEKASDKEIDELLTILEIQKLKNYYPNEISGGQRQRVAIARALINRPKVIFADEPTGNLDSKNSLNVFNLFKTLANNGVTVVVATHDKELAKLADLTLEVKDGQL encoded by the coding sequence ATGATTACTCTAAAAAATGTATGCAAAAAGTATGATAGAGATTTTGCATTGAAAAATGTAAATCTAAATATACAAAAAGGCTCTTTTGTAGCTATTACAGGAGAAAGTGGTAGTGGTAAAACCACTTTACTTTCTATTTTATCAACTCTTCTTAAACCAAACTCTGGAGAGATTGTTTTTGAAGATACAAAATATAAAGAGATTAAAAATATTGATAAATTTAGACAAGAGAATATTGGTTTTGTTTTTCAATTTCACTATTTAATAAACTATCTAAATGTAAAAGAGAATATTCTTCTTGCAAAGGAAAAAGCTAGTGATAAAGAGATAGATGAGCTTCTTACTATCTTAGAAATCCAAAAACTAAAAAACTATTATCCAAATGAGATTTCAGGAGGTCAAAGGCAAAGAGTTGCTATTGCAAGGGCTTTAATAAACCGTCCTAAAGTGATTTTTGCCGATGAACCAACTGGAAACTTAGACTCAAAAAACTCTTTAAATGTTTTTAATCTTTTTAAAACACTTGCAAATAATGGTGTAACCGTAGTTGTAGCAACTCACGATAAAGAGTTAGCAAAACTTGCAGATCTTACACTGGAGGTAAAAGATGGACAACTTTAA
- the typA gene encoding translational GTPase TypA has product MRDIRNIAVIAHVDHGKTTLVDELLKQSGTFAAHQEVDERVMDSNDIEKERGITILSKNTAIDYEGVRINIIDTPGHADFGGEVERVLKMVDSVLLLVDAQEGVMPQTKFVVKKALQLGHRPIVVVNKIDKPAGEPDRVVDEVFDLFDQMGATEEQLEFPVIYAAARDGYAMHALEDEKKDLQPLFETILTEVPKPKGSEEEGLQLQVFTLDYDNFIGKIGIARIFNGTISQGETVLLCKADGEKLKGRVTKLIGFKGLERIEIKTAGAGDICAVAGFETIDVGDSLCDPANPMPLDPMHIEEPTLSVTFAVNDSPLAGTEGKYVTSNKIDERLAAEMNTNIAMNYEQIGEGKFKVNGRGELQITILAENMRREGFEFSIGRPEVITREENGVTMEPFEHLVIDTPDDYSGTIIEKLGKRKANMTNMVPMGAGFTRLEFEIPARGLIGIRTEFLTDTKGEGVMNHSFLEFRPHSGTVESRKYGALVSMENGEALGYSIFNLQERGVMYIKPQDKVYNGMVIGEHAKSNDLDVNPIKGKQLTNVRSSGADDAIKLVPPRVMSLENALEWIEDDELVEVTPISVRVRKRELDPTVRKRAAKKAKFAE; this is encoded by the coding sequence ATGAGAGATATTAGAAATATTGCCGTAATTGCACACGTTGACCACGGTAAAACAACACTAGTTGATGAGTTACTTAAGCAATCAGGTACTTTTGCAGCTCACCAAGAGGTTGATGAAAGAGTTATGGATAGCAATGATATTGAAAAAGAAAGAGGAATTACTATTCTTTCTAAAAATACTGCTATTGATTACGAAGGCGTAAGAATCAATATTATTGACACTCCAGGACACGCCGATTTTGGTGGAGAAGTTGAGAGGGTTTTAAAGATGGTTGACTCTGTGCTTTTACTTGTAGATGCACAAGAAGGGGTTATGCCTCAAACTAAATTCGTTGTTAAAAAAGCACTTCAATTAGGACATAGACCAATTGTTGTAGTAAACAAAATCGATAAACCAGCGGGTGAACCTGATAGAGTTGTTGATGAAGTATTTGACCTATTTGACCAAATGGGTGCAACTGAAGAGCAACTTGAATTCCCAGTAATCTATGCAGCAGCAAGAGATGGTTATGCAATGCATGCATTAGAAGATGAAAAGAAAGATTTACAACCATTATTTGAAACTATTCTTACAGAAGTTCCAAAGCCAAAGGGAAGTGAAGAAGAAGGTTTACAATTACAAGTATTTACTCTTGATTATGATAACTTCATTGGAAAAATTGGTATTGCAAGAATCTTTAATGGAACTATTTCTCAAGGTGAAACAGTTCTTTTATGTAAAGCAGATGGTGAAAAACTTAAAGGTAGAGTAACTAAACTTATTGGTTTTAAAGGTTTAGAAAGAATTGAAATAAAAACTGCTGGTGCAGGTGATATCTGTGCTGTGGCTGGATTTGAAACTATTGATGTAGGTGACTCTCTTTGCGATCCTGCAAATCCAATGCCACTAGATCCAATGCACATTGAAGAGCCAACTCTTTCTGTAACTTTTGCTGTAAATGATTCTCCATTAGCAGGAACAGAAGGTAAGTATGTAACTTCAAATAAAATTGATGAAAGACTTGCAGCTGAAATGAACACTAATATTGCAATGAATTATGAGCAAATTGGTGAGGGTAAATTTAAAGTTAACGGAAGAGGTGAACTTCAAATTACTATTTTAGCTGAGAATATGAGAAGAGAAGGTTTTGAGTTCTCTATTGGAAGACCTGAAGTTATTACTAGAGAAGAAAATGGTGTAACTATGGAGCCATTTGAGCACCTAGTAATTGATACTCCAGATGATTATTCTGGAACAATTATTGAAAAACTTGGAAAAAGAAAAGCTAATATGACAAATATGGTACCTATGGGTGCTGGATTTACAAGATTAGAATTTGAAATTCCTGCAAGAGGTCTTATTGGTATTAGAACAGAGTTTTTAACTGATACAAAAGGTGAGGGTGTTATGAACCACTCATTCTTAGAGTTTAGACCACATTCTGGAACAGTTGAGTCTAGAAAATATGGAGCACTAGTTTCTATGGAAAATGGTGAAGCATTAGGTTATTCAATCTTTAACTTACAAGAAAGAGGTGTAATGTATATTAAACCTCAAGATAAGGTTTATAATGGAATGGTAATCGGTGAACACGCAAAATCTAATGACTTAGACGTTAACCCAATTAAAGGGAAACAATTAACAAACGTTAGATCTTCGGGTGCTGATGATGCAATCAAACTAGTTCCACCAAGAGTGATGTCCTTAGAAAATGCTTTAGAGTGGATCGAGGATGATGAACTTGTTGAAGTAACTCCTATAAGTGTAAGAGTTAGAAAAAGAGAACTTGATCCAACAGTTAGAAAAAGAGCAGCAAAAAAGGCTAAATTCGCCGAATAA